The genomic interval GGTGCCACGGGCAGGACACTGACGGCGAGTACCTCTACCACGAGATCGGCTACAACAGCCGCTGCGACGAGCTCCAGTCGGCGTTCCTGCTGCACAGGCTGGAGCGGCTGAGCGAGGAGATCGAGCGGCGCTCGGAGCTGGCCGCCCGTTACGACCGGGCGCTCGCCCCGCTCGCACCGCAGGTGACGACGCCCTGGATGGCGCCCGCCAAGACCCCGAGCAACCAGGTCTATTACGTCTATCTCATCGAGTGCGACCGGCGCGACGAGCTGGTGGCCTTCCTGGACGCGCACGGGGTGGGCACCGAGGCGTACTACCCGCGCCCGCTCACCGAGCAGCCCGTACTCGCCCCCCTGGACGGCGCCCGCCACCCGGTCCCGGTGGCGGCCGCCGCGAGCCGGCGGGCCCTGGCCCTGCCGCTCTACCCGGACCTGGCCGACGAGCAGGCCGACCGGGTCTGCGCACTCCTTCACGCCTTCTACGGAGACCAGTCGTGACCGCCAACTCAGCCCAGACCGTCCCCTACTTCGACTGGTCGTCCCGGTTCGACAACTGGGCCGACGACATCGTCGAGGTGTTCCGCGAGGTCGCCGAGAGCGACGAGTTCATCCTCAAGTCCCGGGTGGAAGAGCTGGAGACCCTGGTCGCGCGCCGCACCGGAGCGGCCCACGCCGTCGCCGTCGCCAGCGGCACCGGCGCCCTGACGGTGATCCTCACCGCGATGGGAATCGGCGCCGGCGACGAGGTCGTCACCCCGGCCTTCTCCTTCATCTCCACCGCTTCCACCGTCGCCCTGCGCGGCGCCACTCCGGTCTTCGCCGATGTGGACTACGAGACCGGGCTGCTCGACGCGGCCGCCGCCGAGGCCGCCGTCACGGACCGCACCCGGGCCCTGCTGCCCGCGTACCTCTTCGCCAACTCCCCCGAGATGGCCGCCTTCACGGAGCTGGCCGGCCGCCGCGGTCTGCGCGTGGTCGAGGACAGTGCCGTCGCCCTCGGCGCGAGCGTCGACGGCCGACCGGCCGGCCGCCACGGAGACGCCGGTGTCTACTCCTTCTTCCCCGCCAAGCCGTCGGGCGGCATCGGTGACGCCGGAATGATCGTCACGGACGACGACGAGCTCGCCCGCACCGCCCGGATGCTCCGCAACCACGGCCAGCCCGCCGGCAAGCGCTTCTACCACGAGCTGGTCGGCTTCAACTGCCGGATGGACGAGCTCACGGCCGGCTTCCTGCTGCGCAAGCTGCCGCACCTCGACCGCCTCCAGGCCGAGCGCCGCCGCATCGCCGACATCTACGAGGCCGGTCTGCGGCCGCTGGCTCCCGCGCTGCTGCCGCCGCCCGCCGGATT from Streptomyces spiramyceticus carries:
- a CDS encoding DegT/DnrJ/EryC1/StrS family aminotransferase, with amino-acid sequence MTANSAQTVPYFDWSSRFDNWADDIVEVFREVAESDEFILKSRVEELETLVARRTGAAHAVAVASGTGALTVILTAMGIGAGDEVVTPAFSFISTASTVALRGATPVFADVDYETGLLDAAAAEAAVTDRTRALLPAYLFANSPEMAAFTELAGRRGLRVVEDSAVALGASVDGRPAGRHGDAGVYSFFPAKPSGGIGDAGMIVTDDDELARTARMLRNHGQPAGKRFYHELVGFNCRMDELTAGFLLRKLPHLDRLQAERRRIADIYEAGLRPLAPALLPPPAGFDGRSVYTYVVRAQERDALRAHLAAEGIETTVYYPRPLHLQPAFAHLGHGPGDFPVAERLSREALALPLHPEMAPGAAERVVDAVTRFYAAGR